A single region of the Eleginops maclovinus isolate JMC-PN-2008 ecotype Puerto Natales chromosome 4, JC_Emac_rtc_rv5, whole genome shotgun sequence genome encodes:
- the ankrd11 gene encoding ankyrin repeat domain-containing protein 11 isoform X2, which yields MPKGGGSKTPQLDHFPLNTDMVEKQGGKKDKVLSNKTPKLDRSDGVKEMKEKAPKRKLPFTAGANGDQKDSDSEKPGPERKRIKKEPTNSRKAGLPFGMGMPGIRAGYPLSERQQVALLMQMTAGESVNSPDTTPKHQSQSNLGQKGTPNSASKTKDKVNKRNERGETRLHRAAIRGETRRIKELISEGADVNVKDFAGWTALHEACNRGYYDVAKQLLAAGAEVNTKGLDDDTPLHDASNNGHFKVVKLLLRYGGDPRQSNRRGETALKVANSPTMLNLLLGKGTYTSSEESSSESSEEEDAPSFAPSSSVDGNNTDSEFEKLKLKGKNIDPPKCAVTPIKDEYEFDEDDEEERVPPVDDKHLLKKDFRKEPTPKANSLVAIPKMEVKTYSKSNSLTPKKTVRRIVSDSNSSDEDDRTCFTPAPTPRQQVQQTNTKTRDSGNMSSKQQKDKNKVKKKRKKESKNNVSKEVRFGKANDKFCTSDSDCGDMESEDDKGSNSLKDSSAMSLKDSPGFNASSSSSHGNLNSQKQAPSLAEQHPKQWRTDGWKTVSSPTWSDVSSLSDSVRTRLSSESDYSSADSSVESVKQVKRKAQENKKKNNNVHSSMVDKKNSELYKNSNADSAASKTDVDGKVLKKHKVKHKHKTKEKDKAPSLVLNQDMNEKFVKSYSFDFDDSRQKSLIVESESPAEGKVKLSKHEKDHSKKEDRLSKSKSEDKDWSSGKDVHRTLKEEKNKKTKDSTKDKTNKEEREKPLKSDKERNIKEKEKPKEDKQKAHKEEKKKKSKEKSSSKADRKGEPKEEKHLKVDKEKNTKEEKEKCKKDKAPKEESEYEGFDVNNRFLNLEDTKLSASDDHHDRWGSEMSSDSSLYLDDSWDAPVKEYKEYKANNAVKLIVETVKEETRRKENKVKDKKSDHNDKRSEKETTSKKKEKDSEKTNEKKKDWSEKQKLNHSVEKEKKRKESTETVKDKKDKDFLENSRDRKDSYDFVKERKDIKIKQESVRDEYGNDTFFKEIDAVGKACDVRERNHSGKEKEKKGEGIEKREKTKVDKHKDKIKDRGADQEKDKSEKSSAEKPVKEKDSDRGTKDKKEGVKDKHKESHGKDKDRKMSLEQTKDKKDKASQDKHADREKDFLEVKKEERKPEKIREKTWYKIADIFTDESDDDEDSYNGSVPLVSESIRKDSTPDQDELDHFPSEKMRKSSIEAKHTTEKTKDKEHKEKKKEKAAFDTGKERKGSLEKHNKDKKDSVEVKHKERKDRSSVDSNQDKKIKQKLLDKRDTSEEKTKSKYKDKLEHPKERKPSKSSGENEKSLLEKLEEEAMNDYKDDSNDKNSEISSDSFTDRGHEPVLANYYDSISLTDVSEDRRDSLSISTPQDKFREKERHRHSSSSSSKKSHDKEKEKIKKDKGDKRDKTEEIRESYNRRESLPFEKEPMPLEADPYTFPFGSKGDGEDDFDKTLEFEKEMSKKDKDKTTGVISDRTKDKKKKEKHKEKVKEDKTKYIDGFATLKHSKEDVKAGLKDSPQVTVLKERTKEESPKCDSKKDRSRDTLDKDTRTDHCKSKTKDETEKLTQSKETVRKDNRPREKLLVDGDYQMTSFGQMLSLKDQEIEERHKRHKERMKQMEKLRPKSGDPKLKDKTKSTEEVRKNRTELSSKKSNSVESGLKEKKLKDVGLPAQMMSPSRKFQPTDCPNSKDWLTGPQMKENLPASPRPDQNRPTGVPTPTSVISCPSFEEVMQTPRTPSCSAEDYPDIMLDGLDCQNSSAMTMSMNACSPTFFERYSNSQSFQEGTCPTPAKNLQLPLVSRSASSDVRRPLEDEFKAEADKFLRQQSDPAADFDPSSSSQTIDDKSATADRLDCLPSPYFSPIRMMSPQQEPALRTLDVAAPTLSGTEGNEHFPDNVYNSFLPKPSTPVHRPDPQEPCFDIAAPPTPAPAALPPLDIDDISEPHHSEPNLVLSDLPPVTEELEQEQEQEQEQEQEQEQEQEQEEEEEEDEEEEEDEEEEEEEEEEEDFEDEADVDDRADGDPSAVDEPEQTREPLLFSSPVEDTLRKSWPAQSPEQQEPQPSPTHAAPTRGENCFDHSMGWNAEMDLKSPHRTYGEIEAAVSKITSPYHSDSEMQHLPGHPSVTPPYAAWNRWHKEDPEDFDEQKEAVADIPSPERPDTSIDEEPNFLNTSSSSNRLESFFQDCNKPSIEESHQMEPESTCEEPESRQTTHSFTAATESLVAPAVAPVEPVVPWADPFSADADELDDLGPFSLPDLPLPDKSEEAERESRDPEPSDHNKIASSHIRHTITDREDPDIMVVDLPSLAKTPCTAGDLGLAEPTGQDLVEPSVHANFQQEFHPESRSPLVNSSLSLTPQQSSMIEEKEPYGAPDEPDSSMLYSSVKSEASQQHHIQIHSLTESLQLPMDTVCALKSEVRQDEMSEPKAESVSCSPLPQLPVAVTLSSTVELTDIQETTSKLTPVTLTTVSTTVDIPKKVDEIPQRITRNRAKNNPSAAALPPTSSIITSSAPATPVTISPTVTINLTPTRTPTPTSASSFPALKKDKESVLTVASAPANTTPALSVPTSVTTSASVVISKTTKGRSLPVEDDESQTQHPRKRKFPRSAGQQVQVQLVNTAMQQTREMIQQTLAVVVNAIKLDDIEPYHSDRSNPYFEYLQIRKKIEEKRKILCFITPQAPQCYAEYVTYTGSYLLDGKPLSKLHIPVIAPPPSLSEPLKELFRQQEAVRGKLRLQHSIEREKLIVSCEQEVLRVHCRAARTIANQAVPFSACTMLLDSEVYNMPSESQGDENKSVRDRFNARQFISWIQDVDDKYDRMKTCLLMRQQHEAAALNAVQRMEWQLKVQELDPAVHKSLCVNEVPSFYVPMVDVNDDFVLLPV from the exons ATGCCCAAAGGTGGGGGTTCTAAAACCCCCCAGCTGGACCACTTCCCACTCAACACCGACATGGTGGAAAAGCAGGGTGGGAAGAAG GATAAAGTGTTGTCAAACAAGACTCCCAAATTGGATCGCAGTGATGGGGtcaaagagatgaaagaaaaggcCCCTAAAAGGAAGCTGCCCTTCACTGCCGGAGCTAATGGAGACCAGAAAGATTCTGACTCAG AGAAACCAGGTCCAGAGCGGAAGCGCATTAAAAAGGAGCCCACCAACAGCCGGAAGGCGGGCTTGCCGTTTGGAATGGGGATGCCAGGGATCCGGGCCGGGTACCCCCTCTCTGAGCGGCAGCAGGTGGCCTTGCTCATGCAAATGACAGCTGGGGAGTCCGTCAACAGTCCAG ACACAACACCAAAGCATCAGTCACAGTCCAATCTGGGTCAGAAGGGAACGCCAAACTCTGCATCTAAAACCAAAGACAAAGTGAATAAACGtaatgagagaggagagactcGGCTGCACCGAGCAGCAATCCGGGGAGAGACACGCCGCATAAAGGAGCTCATCAGCGAGGGAGCTGATGTGAATGTAAAAGACTTTGCAG GCTGGACTGCATTGCATGAGGCGTGCAACAGGGGGTATTATGATGTGGCCAAGCAGCTGCTGGCAGCCGGAGCAGAGGTCAACACCAAGGGTCTGGATGATGACACCCCTCTACATGATGCGTCCAACAATGGACATTTCAAG GTGGTTAAGCTACTTTTACGGTATGGAGGGGACCCACGTCAAAGCaacaggagaggggaaaccGCATTGAAGGTTGCCAACTCTCCGACTATGCTGAATCTGTTGTTAGGGAAAGGCACGTACACCTCAAGTGAAGAAAGCTCATCAG AATCTTCAGAAGAGGAAGACGCCCCCTCATTTGCCCCATCCAGCTCTGTCGATGGCAATAACACAGACTCAGAGTTTGAGAAGTTGAAattgaaaggaaaaaacatcGACCCTCCTAAATGCGCTGTAACACCCATCAAAGATGAATACGAATTTGACgaggatgatgaggaagaaCGTGTCCCTCCTGTGGATGATAAACACCTCTTGAAAAAAGACTTCCGTAAGGAACCGACCCCCAAGGCCAACAGCTTAGTCGCCATACCCAAGATGGAGGTCAAAACCTATTCCAAAAGCAACTCGCTTACACCAAAGAAAACTGTTAGGCGGATCGTCTCTGACAGTAACAGCTCAGACGAGGATGATAGGACGTGTTTCACGCCCGCACCTACGCCACGGCAACAAGTCCAGCAAACAAACACCAAGACTAGAGACTCTGGCAACATGAGCTctaaacaacaaaaagacaaaaataaagtcaaaaagaAACGAAAGAAGGAGAGCAAAAATAATGTCAGTAAAGAAGTCAGGTTTGGAAAAGCCAACGACAAATTCTGTACATCGGACTCTGATTGTGGAGATATGGAAAGTGAGGATGATAAGGGTTCGAACAGTCTAAAGGACTCTTCTGCAATGAGCCTGAAAGACTCCCCTGGCTTTAACGCTTCGTCCTCCTCTTCACATGGAAACTTGAACTCTCAGAAACAAGCGCCATCATTAGCAGAACAGCatccaaagcagtggcggacaGATGGCTGGAAGACTGTGTCATCTCCTACATGGTCAGATGTGAGCTCTCTCTCAGACTCAGTCAGAACAAGACTCTCCAGTGAGTCTGATTACTCTTCTGCTGATTCCAGCGTAGAATCAGTAAAACAAGTTAAAAGGAAAGCGCAGgagaacaaaaagaagaataatAATGTGCACAGTAGCATGGTAGACAAGAAAAATTCTGAGCTTTACAAAAACTCTAATGCAGACAGTGCAGCCTCCAAAACCGATGTCGACGGCAAAGTGCTGAAAAAGCATAAAGTAAAGCACAAGCACAAGACTAAGGAAAAGGACAAAGCCCCCAGTCTAGTGCTTAATCAAGACATGAATGAGAAATTTGTCAAGAGCTATTCTTTTGATTTCGACGATTCAAGGCAGAAGTCTCTAATTGTTGAGTCAGAATCGCCAGCTGAGGGCAAGGTCAAGTTATCCAAACATGAAAAAGACCACTCCAAAAAGGAAGATAGGCTTTCCAAAAGCAAGTCGGAGGATAAGGATTGGTCTTCTGGAAAAGATGTGCACAGAACCctaaaagaggagaaaaataagaaaacaaaggacTCCACAAAGGACAAGACGAATAAGGAGGAGCGGGAGAAGCCTTTAAAATCtgacaaagagagaaatatcaaggagaaggagaagccCAAGGAGGATAAACAAAAGGCTCacaaggaagagaaaaagaaaaagtccaaGGAAAAGTCCTCCTCAAAGGCAGACAGGAAAGGTGAgccaaaagaggaaaaacatctAAAGGTGGACAAGGAGAAAAACAccaaggaggagaaggagaaatgtaaaaaagacaaagcCCCTAAAGAAGAGTCTGAGTATGAAGGCTTTGACGTTAACAACCGTTTTCTCAACTTGGAGGACACAAAACTTAGTGCCTCAGATGACCATCATGACAGATGGGGCTCCGAGATGTCCTCTGATTCCTCCCTATACTTGGATGACAGCTGGGATGCTCCCGTCAAAGAATACAAGGAATACAAAGCCAACAACGCAGTTAAACTTATTGTCGAGACTGTTAAGGAAGAGAcgagaagaaaagaaaacaaagtcaagGACAAGAAATCCGATCACAATGACAAAAGATCGGAGAAAGAAACCACTTCtaagaagaaggagaaagactcagaaaagacaaatgaaaagaagaaagactggtcagaaaaacaaaagttaaatcACTCagtagaaaaagagaagaagcgGAAGGAGTCTACAGAGACtgtcaaagacaaaaaagacaaagactTTCTAGAGAACAGTCGAGACCGTAAAGACTCATATGACTTcgtaaaggaaagaaaggacaTTAAAATCAAGCAGGAATCTGTAAGAGATGAATATGGCAATGATACCTTCTTCAAAGAAATTGATGCTGTCGGTAAAGCGTGTGATGTCAGAGAAAGAAACCATTCtggaaaggagaaagaaaagaagggcGAAGGAATAGAAAAACGAGAAAAGACAAAAGTTGACaagcacaaagacaaaataaaagacagaggaGCTGATCAGGAAAAGGATAAGAGTGAGAAAAGCTCTGCAGAAAAACCTGTCAAGGAAAAGGACTCAGACCGGGGCACCAAAGACAAGAAGGAAGGagttaaagacaaacacaaggaGTCGCATGGCAAAGACAAAGATCGAAAGATGTCTTTAGAACAGACTAAGGACAAGAAAGACAAGGCCTCCCAAGACAAACATGCTGATAGGGAGAAGGATTTCTTGGAGgtgaagaaagaggaaagaaaacctGAGAAAATCCGGGAAAAAACTTGGTACAAGATAGCTGACATCTTCACGGATGaaagtgatgatgatgaggacAGCTATAATGGTTCCGTGCCCCTTGTGTCTGAGTCCATCAGAAAAGACTCAACACCTGATCAGGATGAACTGGATCACTTCCCTtcagagaaaatgagaaaatcTTCTATAGAAGCTAAACATAcaacagaaaagacaaaagacaaagaacacaaagaaaagaagaaggaaaaggctgcatttgacacaggcaaagaaagaaagggCTCCTTAGAGAAACACAATAAAGACAAGAAAGATTCTGTAGAGGTCAAACATAAGGAGAGAAAGGACAGAAGTTCAGTTGACTCGAATCAAGACAAGAAAATTAAGCAGAAGCTTCTGGACAAAAGGGACACCAGTGAGGAAAAGACGAAGAGCAAATATAAAGACAAGCTGGAGCATCCTAAGGAAAGGAAACCCTCAAAAAGCAGTGGTGAGAATGAGAAATCCCTGTTGGAGAAATTGGAGGAGGAAGCTATGAATGACTACAAGGATGACTCTAATGACAAAAACAGTGAAATCTCTTCGGATAGTTTCACTGACCGAGGTCATGAGCCAGTCCTCGCAAACTACTATGACTCCATCAGCCTCACTGATGTTTCCGAGGACAGGAGAGACTCTCTGTCCATATCTACACCACAGGACAAgttcagagagaaagaaaggcatCGGcattcctcttcatcttcatccaAGAAAAGCCACGacaaggaaaaagaaaagatcaAGAAAGACAAAGGAGACAAACGTGACAAGACGGAGGAGATCAGAGAGTCCTACAACCGCAGGGAGAGTCTACCTTTTGAGAAGGAGCCCATGCCTCTTGAAGCAGACCCTTACACTTTTCCATTTGGAAGTAAGGGAGACGGTGAAGATGACTTTGATAAAACATTGGAATTTGAAAAAGAGATGTCCAAAAaggacaaagacaaaacaactgGTGTCATTAGTGACAGGAcaaaggacaaaaagaaaaaggagaaacataaagaaaaagtaaaggaGGATAAGACCAAGTACATTGATGGCTTTGCGACTTTGAAACACTCTAAAGAGGATGTGAAGGCAGGGTTGAAAGATAGTCCACAGGTCACCGTTCTAAAAGAAAGGACAAAAGAAGAGAGTCCAAAATGCGATAGTAAAAAAGACAGGAGTCGGGATACATTGGACAAAGACACCAGAACGGACCACTGTAAATCTAAGACGAAGGATGAAACTGAAAAGCTCACCCAGTCCAAAGAAACCGTGAGGAAAGACAACCGTCCCCGTGAAAAACTGCTGGTGGATGGCGATTACCAAATGACAAGCTTTGGTCAGATGTTGAGTCTCAAAGACCAGGAGATCGAAGAGCGCCACAAGAGACATAAAGAAAGGATGAAGCAAATGGAGAAACTAAGACCCAAGTCAGGGGACCCTAAACTCAAGGACAAGACCAAGTCCACAGAGGAAGTACGGAAAAACCGCACTGAGCTCTCATCAAAGAAATCCAACAGTGTGGAATCTGGTCTTAAGGAGAAGAAGCTGAAGGATGTGGGTCTCCCGGCCCAAATGATGTCCCCAAGCAGGAAGTTCCAGCCTACTGACTGTCCAAACTCAAAGGACTGGCTGACTGGTCCCCAAATGAAGGAGAACCTTCCAGCTTCTCCCAGGCCAGATCAAAACAGGCCAACTGGTGTCCCCACACCCACATCTGTCATCTCCTGCCCCAGCTTTGAGGAAGTAATGCAGACTCCACGTACCCCATCATGCAGTGCAGAGGATTACCCCGACATTATGTTGGACGGGCTAGACTGCCAGAACTCATCAGCTATGACGATGTCAATGAATGCCTGCTCTCCTACCTTCTTTGAAAg GTACTCTAACTCCCAGAGTTTCCAGGAGGGCACATGTCCAACTCCAGCGAAGAACCTCCAGCTGCCACTTGTCAGCCGCTCTGCGTCCTCTGACGTCCGCAGGCCTCTAGAGGATGAGTTCAAGGCTGAGGCTGACAAGTTCCTTCGGCAGCAGAGTGATCCAGCAGCTGACTTTGATCCGTCATCTTCCTCTCAAACTATAGACGACAAATCTGCCACCGCAGATAGACTGGATTGCCTGCCATCTCCTTATTTTTCCCCAATTAGGATGATGTCCCCTCAGCAGGAGCCAGCCCTTCGAACGTTAGATGTGGCAGCACCAACTCTTTCTGGCACAGAGGGCAATGAACACTTCCCTGACAATGTGTACAACAGCTTCTTGCCCAAGCCCTCCACACCAGTCCACAGGCCAGACCCCCAGGAGCCCTGCTTCGACATTGCTGCACCACCAACCCCAGCGCCCGCTGCATTGCCACCGCTGGACATCGATGACATCTCTGAACCTCACCACAGTGAGCCTAACCTGGTCCTGTCAGATCTGCCCCCTGTCACTGAAGAACTCGAGCAAGAGCAGGAGCAGGAACAGGAGCAGGAGCAAGAGCAAGAGCAagagcaggagcaggaagaggaagaggaggaagatgaagaggaggaggaggatgaggaggaagaagaagaagaagaagaggaggaagacttTGAGGATGAAGCTGATGTGGATGACAGAGCTGATGGAGACCCCTCTGCAGTGGATGAGCCAGAGCAAACAAGGGAACCTCTTTTGTTCTCCTCTCCAGTTGAGGACACTCTCAGGAAGAGCTGGCCAGCACAGTCTCCAGAGCAGCAGGAGCCGCAGCCCTCCCCCACCCACGCTGCACCGACCCGTGGAGAGAACTGTTTTGATCACAGCATGGGTTGGAATGCTGAAATGGACCTTAAATCTCCCCACAGGACATATGGGGAGATTGAGGCTGCTGTCTCCAAAATCACCAGTCCGTACCATTCTGACAGTGAGATGCAGCACCTGCCTGGACACCCCTCTGTCACTCCCCCCTATGCTGCCTGGAATAGGTGGCACAAAGAGGACCCAGAGGACTTTGATGAACAGAAGGAGGCTGTGGCGGACATCCCCTCTCCGGAGAGGCCTGACACAAGTATTGATGAGGAACCCAACTTTTTAAACACCTCCTCGTCCTCCAATCGACTGGAGTCTTTCTTCCAGGACTGTAACAAGCCTAGTATAGAGGAGAGTCATCAGATGGAGCCTGAGTCAACCTGTGAAGAACCAGAGAGCAGACAGACGACCCACAGCTTCACTGCTGCCACTGAAAGCCTTGTGGCTCCAGCTGTGGCCCCTGTGGAGCCTGTGGTGCCCTGGGCAGACCCTTTCTCTGCGGACGCGGATGAACTGGATGACCTGGGACCGTTTTCCTTGCCTGACTTACCTCTACCAGACAAGTcggaagaagcagagagagagtcCAGGGACCCTGAACCATCTGATCACAACAAGATTGCGTCGAGCCACATAAGACACACtattacagacagagaggaccCTGACATAATGGTGGTGGACTTACCTAGCCTTGCTAAGACTCCATGCACTGCTGGAGACCTAGGGTTAGCAGAACCTACCGGACAGGATTTGGTTGAACCCTCAGTACATGCCAACTTCCAGCAAGAGTTTCACCCTGAGTCTCGGAGTCCGCTTGTCaacagctctctgtctctgacacCACAACAGAGCAGCATGATAGAAGAGAAAGAACCGTATGGAGCGCCTGATGAACCCGATTCCAGTATGTTGTATTCGTCTGTGAAATCGGAGGCCAGTCAGCAGCATCACATCCAGATCCACTCCCTCACTGAGTCGTTGCAGTTGCCCATGGATACAGTCTGCGCTCTCAAGTCAGAGGTGAGACAGGATGAGATGTCTGAGCCCAAAGCAGAATCTGTGTCATGCAGTCCTCTTCCTCAGCTCCCAGTGGCAGTCACCCTGTCCAGCACAGTGGAACTAACAGACATTCAGGAGACCACATCCAAGCTAACGCCGGTAACCCTGACCACCGTGTCCACCACTGTAGATATTCCCAAGAAGGTGGATGAAATCCCTCAAAGAATTACCCGCAATCGCGCCAAGAACAATCCCTCCGCTGCTGCTCTCCCTCCTACCTCCAGCATCATAACCTCATCTGCCCCTGCAACCCCTGTAACAATCAGTCCAACCGTGACCATAAACCTAACGCCCACCAGAACGCCAACACCCACCTCCGCCTCTTCTTTCCCAGCTctgaagaaagacaaagagtcTGTGCTCACTGTCGCCTCTGCTCCAGCTAATACCACCCCGGCGTTGTCTGTTCCTACTTCTGTGACAACTTCTGCATCAGTGGTCATCAGTAAGACCACGAAAGGTCGTTCTCTTCCAGTGGAAGACGATGAATCTCAGACCCAGCACCCAAGGAAGAGGAAATTTCCTCGTTCTGCTGGTCAGCAGGTGCAGGTCCAGTTGGTGAACACAGCCATGCAGCAGACCAGGGAAATGATTCAGCAGACTTTGGCTGTAGTAGTTAACGCCATAAAGCTTGACGATATCGAGCCCTACCACAGTGATCGCTCCAACCCTTACTTTGAGTACCTGCAGATCAGGAAAAAGAttgaggaaaagaggaagattCTGTGCTTCATCACCCCACAGGCCCCACAGTGTTATGCTGAGTATGTGACCTACACCGGCTCCTACCTGCTGGATGGCAAGCCCCTCAGCAAGCTGCACATTCCTGTG ATTGCCCCACCACCATCGCTGTCAGAACCTCTGAAGGAGCTTTTCAGACAACAGGAAGCAGTGAGAGGGAAGCTCAGGTTGCAGCATAGCATAGAGCGG GAGAAGCTGATTGTTTCATGTGAGCAGGAGGTTTTAAGGGTCCACTGCCGAGCAGCCAGGACAATAGCCAATCAGGCTGTGCCCTTCAGCGCCTGCACCATGCTGTTGGACTCTGAAGTATATAATATGCCATCAGAGAGCCAG ggtGATGAGAACAAATCTGTGAGAGATCGCTTCAACGCTCGTCAGTTCATTTCCTGGATCCAGGACGTGGATGATAAATATGACCGCATGAAG ACGTGTCTGTTGATGCGGCAACAGCACGAGGCAGCCGCATTAAACGCAGTGCAAAGGATGGAGTGGCAGTTGAAGGTCCAGGAGCTGGACCCAGCGGTGCACAAGTCCCTCTGTGTCAATGAAGTGCCGTCCTTCTACGTGCCAATGGTCGACGTTAACGACGACTTTGTCCTGCTGCCTGTATGA